A stretch of the Butyricicoccus intestinisimiae genome encodes the following:
- a CDS encoding helix-turn-helix domain-containing protein, which produces MASDFSRTLALLRREKRISQRTAAGDLQVSQALLSHYENGLREPGLSFVVRAADYYGVSCDYLLGRSLSREGGIAANPAPTSAEEVEVDAELACKQKLITDSAQILLDAAAKSGSRQLLHELTMYLSAVEYKLFRYLYAADEANPEQAFRTKEARFDALCDARMKLTELRIQCAAQGGGALGLAEEEAKLPSLSLANLPTAYPGRAESLLQVLQSVSDSIEEFDGTTKKKK; this is translated from the coding sequence ATGGCAAGTGACTTTTCCCGTACGTTGGCGCTGCTGCGCCGTGAAAAGAGAATAAGCCAGCGCACTGCCGCAGGAGATTTACAGGTCTCGCAGGCGCTGCTCAGCCATTACGAAAATGGGCTTCGGGAACCGGGGCTCAGCTTTGTTGTGCGTGCAGCGGATTACTACGGCGTGTCGTGTGATTATCTGCTGGGACGCAGCCTGTCTCGTGAGGGCGGCATTGCTGCCAATCCGGCACCGACCAGCGCAGAAGAAGTGGAAGTGGATGCGGAGCTGGCATGTAAACAAAAGCTGATTACCGATTCGGCACAGATTTTGCTGGATGCGGCGGCAAAATCCGGTTCGCGTCAGCTGCTGCATGAGCTGACAATGTATTTGTCTGCGGTGGAATACAAGCTGTTCCGCTATCTGTATGCGGCGGATGAAGCCAATCCGGAGCAAGCATTCCGCACCAAAGAGGCGCGGTTTGATGCGCTGTGCGATGCGCGCATGAAGCTGACCGAGCTGCGCATTCAATGTGCGGCGCAGGGCGGCGGTGCATTGGGTCTGGCAGAGGAGGAAGCCAAGCTGCCGAGCCTGTCGCTGGCGAATCTGCCGACGGCATATCCGGGACGCGCGGAATCTCTGCTGCAAGTTTTGCAGAGTGTCTCGGATTCCATTGAGGAATTTGACGGGACGACAAAAAAGAAAAAATAA
- a CDS encoding ABC transporter ATP-binding protein, whose protein sequence is MIQAQGVTKRFGANLALDHVTAEIKTGSIYGLIGSNGAGKSTFLRILAGILQPDAGSVQIDGAGVYENTAVKQKCFMISDEQYFFSGATPRDMKDYYKTMYPHFDENRYRSLMSNFGLDEKRKLRTFSKGMKKQVSVICAAASGADYLFCDETFDGLDPVARQAVKAIFAGDVAEFSATPVIASHNLRELEDFCDCIGLLHRGGILFSRDLDDMKLNIQKVQFIPDLTPEQRILEGLEVLSRQNSGRMITATIRGGRQETEAVIRRGEPVYYEMLPLSLEEIFLAETEVQGYDAKQLIL, encoded by the coding sequence ATGATTCAGGCACAGGGCGTGACCAAACGATTCGGCGCCAATTTGGCGCTCGATCATGTCACTGCGGAAATAAAAACCGGTTCGATTTATGGACTCATCGGCTCGAACGGTGCGGGAAAATCGACATTTTTGCGCATTTTGGCGGGCATTTTGCAGCCGGATGCGGGCAGCGTACAGATTGACGGCGCGGGCGTGTATGAAAACACTGCGGTCAAGCAGAAATGCTTTATGATTTCCGACGAGCAGTATTTTTTCTCCGGTGCGACACCGCGCGATATGAAAGATTATTACAAAACCATGTATCCGCACTTTGATGAAAACCGCTACCGCAGTCTGATGAGCAATTTCGGGCTGGACGAGAAGCGCAAGCTGCGCACGTTTTCCAAGGGCATGAAAAAACAGGTGTCTGTCATCTGCGCGGCGGCGTCCGGCGCAGACTATCTGTTCTGTGATGAGACATTTGACGGCTTGGACCCCGTGGCGCGGCAGGCGGTCAAGGCGATTTTTGCCGGAGATGTGGCGGAGTTCAGCGCCACTCCCGTGATTGCTTCGCACAATTTGCGCGAATTGGAGGATTTTTGCGACTGCATCGGTCTGCTGCACCGCGGCGGCATCCTGTTTTCCCGCGATTTGGACGACATGAAGCTGAACATTCAAAAGGTACAGTTTATTCCGGATTTGACACCGGAGCAGCGGATACTGGAGGGCTTGGAGGTTCTGAGCAGACAAAACAGCGGCCGGATGATTACCGCGACCATTCGCGGCGGCAGACAGGAGACCGAGGCGGTCATTCGGCGCGGAGAACCCGTCTATTATGAGATGCTTCCGCTGTCGCTGGAAGAAATCTTTTTGGCAGAAACGGAGGTACAGGGCTATGACGCGAAACAACTCATCCTGTAA
- a CDS encoding GntR family transcriptional regulator: protein MIHLDFHDPRPMYEQVVEQFEMLIARGALAADEKIPSVRQLSVQLSLNPNTVQKAYSELLSRGEIYSVRGKGNFVSGDQTGIRNKKLEQIRGEMLALLRQAKEFGASTEQLHALLTSLMEVEQL from the coding sequence ATGATACATTTGGATTTTCACGATCCGCGTCCGATGTACGAGCAGGTTGTCGAACAATTTGAAATGCTCATTGCGCGCGGCGCGCTGGCGGCGGACGAAAAGATTCCCAGCGTGCGGCAGCTGTCCGTACAGCTTTCGCTCAATCCGAACACCGTGCAAAAGGCATACAGCGAGCTGCTCAGCCGCGGAGAGATTTATTCCGTGCGCGGAAAGGGAAATTTTGTGTCCGGTGACCAAACCGGCATCCGGAACAAGAAGCTGGAGCAAATTCGAGGGGAGATGCTGGCGCTTCTCAGACAGGCGAAGGAGTTCGGCGCGAGCACAGAGCAGCTGCATGCGCTGCTGACATCGCTGATGGAGGTGGAACAACTATGA